One stretch of Eupeodes corollae chromosome 2, idEupCoro1.1, whole genome shotgun sequence DNA includes these proteins:
- the LOC129945421 gene encoding probable cytochrome P450 28d1, with amino-acid sequence MIASFLITSGLVGALVALLYVFLVWNFNYWKKKGVKGPKPVPFYGSFPNMVKQKDNLSIDVQKVYKQYRDDEDFVGVFSMRSPQLMILNPQLAHRILVTDFNKFHDNEGSTWFDSKKDRIMSNNIFMLIGNEWSERRKEMVPGMTANRIKAVYPVTQEICRKLTQFIKENYNEVDAKDLSLRFTSDVVSDCVLGIKANSLSDNPSPILMWTKKIFEQSPASMAYSFVASLWPTLKTIFQMRFIKKETEDFFFGLVSSAFELRRKDRNVDRVDFVNYTLQLQEKKNLSDDEVFSHAMTFLLDGFETTASVIASCLYQLSKYPSCQEKLRKEIEDGLNKKNELEFEKLESLPYLDQCIHESIRIIPPLLSGTKVCTQPSELISRNGSKVLLRNSDTVIIPYYAFHHDEQYYPEPNEFIPERFSAENGGVKKFRDMGVYFGFGDGPRICLGMKFALIQTKAALAEIIRHFNVKLNSKTRTDNRLNPADFLGSLDGGIWLDFEERK; translated from the exons ATGATTGCATCGTTTTTAATAACTTCAGGGCTGGTTGGAGCACTTGTAGCCTTGTTATACGTCTTTCTTGTATGGAACTTTAATTATTGGAAGAAAAAAGGTGTGAAAGGTCCAAAACCAGTGCCTTTTTATGGATCTTTTCCAAATATggttaaacaaaaagataaccTTTCCATTGATGTGCAAAAAGTATACAA acaatatcGTGACGATGAAGATTTTGTTGGAGTCTTTTCGATGCGATCACCTCAACTAATGATCCTAAATCCACAATTGGCTCACAGAATTCTGGTCACAGATTTTAATAAGTTCCATGATAACGAAGGCTCTACATGG TTCGATTCAAAAAAAGACAGAATCATGTCGAATAACATTTTCATgttgattggaaacgaatggTCAGAACGTCGAAAGGAGATGGTTCCCGGAATGACAGCAAACAGA atCAAAGCTGTTTACCCAGTGACTCAGGAAATCTGTAGGAAACTAACACAATTCATTAAGGAAAATTACAATGAAGTCGATGCTAAAGAC CTTAGTCTACGATTTACATCCGATGTAGTTTCGGATTGTGTTTTGGGCATCAAAGCTAACAGTTTAAGTGACAATCCGTCTCCTATTCTAATGTGGACCAAGAAAATTTTCGAACAGTCTCCTGCATCTATGGCATACTCCTTTGTTGCCAGCCTCTGGCCAACTCTAAAGACAATCTTTCAAATGAGATTCATTAAAAAGGAAACTGAAGATTTCTTCTTTGGTCTAGTGAGTTCTGCCTTTGAGCTGCGTCGCAAGGACCGAAATGTGGATCGTGTTGATTTTGTCAATTACACTTTGCAGTTGCAAGAGAAAAAGAATTTGTCAGATGATGAAGTGTTTTCACATGCGATGACTTTTTTGTTAGACGGTTTTGAGACTACAGCATCGGTGATTGCAAGTTGCTTATATCAG TTATCGAAATATCCAAGCTGTCAGGAAAAACTACGTAAAGAGATTGAAGATGGTCTTAACAAGAAAAATGAACTTGAATTTGAAAAGCTCGAGAGTCTTCCATACCTTGACCAATGCATTCATG AAAGTATTCGAATTATACCTCCACTCCTTTCCGGCACAAAAGTCTGCACTCAGCCAAGTGAGCTTATCAGTAGAAATGGCAGTAAGGTACTTTTGAGAAACAGCGACACTGTTATAATACCCTATTATGCCTTCCACCACGACGAGCAATACTATCCGGAACCAAACGAATTCATTCCAGAACGCTTCAGTGCAGAAAATGGTGGTGTTAAGAAATTTCGTGATATGGGCGtatattttggatttggtgATGGTCCAAGAATTTGCTTGGGAATGAAATTCGCCCTTATTCAAACTAAAGCAGCTTTGGCTGAGATTATAAGACATTTTAATGTTAAGTTGAATTCGAAAACTAGGACGGATAATCGTTTGAACCCTGCTGATTTTCTTGGAAGCCTGGATGGTGGAATTTGGTTGGATTTTGAAGAAAGGAAGTAA